The genomic region CGGTTTCCCTAAGCAAAAAATACAAGGGAACATACTGCCATGTCTGATATGTAGGTCTGACAATCTCCATCCGTCGGTAATGGGCATAGAGAGCTTCCAGCAAAGCACCGAAGGTATTCTTGTAATACAATCGGACAGAAATCCTTGCATTGTTCGGTACAAGACACATAATATGGAAATTCGTATGCAGATCTATATCCTGAGAAACCGGATTACCTTCTGCAATTTTTGTCATGACGTCCTGCAGCAATTCACCTTCATCCGTCTGATCATCCAATGCAGCCTTGAAAATATCCTCACAGATATTTTTCTTGCTTGTCGATTCTGACCAAAACACATACGCAGCATCGCCTTTCTGCATATGATATTTATCCTGTGTCAGAAAATAGTTGAGCATCGTCGTATAGGCAAAGGACGCATATTCACTGACAGGGGCATTCAGACCTTGGTCATTCACATGACCATAGGACTCAAAGGAAAGTGAATTGAATGCAACCAAAGAAGCACCGGAAGACTGTGCTCCCTTGATTCCTTTTATCTTTCCATGCAGTCTTGCAACAGGGGCTACGTTACCGGTTACCAGACAAAGCTTTTTTTCTTCCGAGGCATGTGCCTGTGTATAGTCATCACACAACCTGCAGATTTCCGGATTGTCCAAGACAGGTTTTCCATCAACCCAAAAGACAAGGTTATAAGTCATCTGGTCCTTACCGAGTTGTTCCAACAGATATTCAGGAACCTCACCAGGATGCCAACTGGCAAAAAAAGCCAGTATTGCTTTTGCTTCAGGACTTGATGAAGATTTCAGAAGTTTTTCATGCAACTCTTTTGACGCTTGGAAGCAAAGCAAGGTCCTTGCCTTATCTTTCGCAATCTGTCCCTGAATTTTTTCAAGGTCCTGCTGTGAACTATCAGTTGCCATAGCTTTTTCATGGTCAGCTTCCTCTTTGCTTACATCACATAATCCAAGAAGATACTTTGCATTATGGCAAAGCGGAAATGCATGTACACCTGACGCAACAGCCGTATGTACCGGAACTTCCATCTGCCGAGGTGCTTCATAGGTCTTTTTCCCTCTGGTGACCTGGTCAAACAAAGGAACAATCCCCTGAAGCTGCCCCGTCAATGACAAAGACAAGGCTCCTGCAACTTTTTCTTTCGACCATCCGAACCTAGGCAACATTCCATCAGGAAGCATTCTCTCATATTGTCCTACAAGTGCTTTTATCATCTGAGCACCTCACAATCCCGGACATCCAAGACGCCGTCCTTGAGCACAGCATTGAAAAAACAAGGAGAAATATCATTCGGATCGGAGAAATCCATATCATACAGCATCAATCCCAACTGACGGGTCTGATGTTCAAGGGGTGCATATGTTTCCGGCGGTTCTCCGAAACAAGCACTGAATTCACGGCATCCCAAATATGGTTGATAATAACATTGCCCTTTTCTTATCCGACGGCTGACGATATTGTAGATTTTCTCAGGCGTATCGTCTTTACCGCAATCCTTGCCCAATTCAAAATGAGCCTCAATGACATAACGGACATCCTGCAATAACGTCGAGGACCTTTGGGCTATATCATTTCCCGTATAGAGAGCAAGTACCTTGTCAGTCCTGTCCATAGCAGATATGACGTTCTTGGCAGAAATCTTGCTCTTGACTTCATTTCGTTTTATCGTTGTGAATTTGATAGGCTTTCTGACAACTATTCTATCTATGATCCACTCAACCCCCGGATGCCAATAAATGGCTTTGAGTATTCCCTTTGCTGCTGAAGGAGTCATCACCTCATAGGAAAATCGTTCAACTTTCAGTTCGGGCCGACTAAACAAAGCATAGTCACCCCAAACTTCTACTTTTACTCCATATCCCATCGTTACCTCCTAACAATCAAAAAATGCATTTCCTTGATTTCCTATTTCAAGTCCCGTATCCTGTGAATATCTTGAGGGATCTTCAAGGATACAAAGGTTATCGCCCAGCAACATGACCGCATGCTCTTTCTGAAGTTCTTCAAGTTGCCAATGATGGACATTTACACTGTATCTCTGTAATTTTCGCAACTCTGAACGTGCATACCAGCCACTTCGGATATCTTCAATTATAAGTCTGGCAGTAGCATCAAAAGGAATGAATACAGGCGTACCATTGTCATCAATAAGGGAAAAGGCTTCTGCAATCTTCTCAAAGGGCATGGCACTGGGTGAACTGCTCAGTAATTTCATGATTCCTTTTGCATCAAAGTTTTCTTCCCCACGGGCAGCATAGAGCCGCGTATAATACTGAGAAACCAATTCAGGATTGTTGAAATCACATCCATAGTTTGCCAAGATCATCTTGGTAATGGCAGCCTGTTGCCTGATTTGCCTGGGTATCGACCCGGATTCTTTTTCATCAGCTTCGAAAATACTGACGATGCTCTTGCCGGAAGCCCGTTTTCCCTCCCTGTTGCATCTCCCTGCCGATTGTACGATGCTATCGACTCCTGTAAGTTCTCTGAACACACGAGGAAAATCAATATCTACACCGGCTTCAATCAGTGATGTCGATATGACGATGCAAGAAACTCCAGCTGAAAGGCACTTACGGATTTCATCAAGTCTCATCGAACGATGGACTGCACACATATTCGTAGTAAGATAAAAGCATTTGCTGTTTGGATAATTCTTTCTTGCCAGCTCAAACAGATGCTTTGCATGTTTCTTTGAGTTAACGATGCACAGGACTTGTGTTTCTGAAACAAATCGGGAAACAAGCTGCACATCGGTCAATTGCCCCTCATCATTATATGTTACGCGTCGCAAGGTCTGGAATATCCTGGTGCTATCTCCGATCACTTGAGTAATCGGTATGGAAAATTTTTGTAAAAAATGTGAAAAGGGTGGCTGTGTTGCACTGCAGAAAAGGACACTGCATGAATAATTCTTGACTAATTCAGCAACTGCATACATACAAGGAACAAGATAAGTTGTCGGAAGCATCTGGACTTCATCAAAGATAATCACACTGTCCACAATATTATGAAGCTTCCTGGATTTGGAAACTTTATTTGTAAACAATGAATCAAAAAACTGTACGTTAGTTGTCACGACAATCGGCATATCCCAATTTTCAGAAGCCAGTTGCAAGAATGAAACTTCATCACCATCGGTTTGATAATCTACATTGCAGTGATGTTCTAAGACGACATCTTCACCGAACAGATTTCGAAATACCTGCGCATTCTGTTCTATGATTGACGTAAACGGAATTACATAGATAATCCGTCTTTTTTTTGTTGCCTGAAGATGGGCAAGGGCAAAATTCATTGATGCCAATGTCTTGCCAGTCCCCGTAGGGACATAGAGAGAATAAATACCGCCTTCTCCTTTTTCTCCCTGTTTCCTACATTGCTCAGCTATGCCAGTCCGTAGCCGGTTCAATTCATCTTTACCTTGAGAGAAAGAACGATAACAAGCTTCGAGCTTTCGGCTACATATGGAAAAATCATAATCATCCATACTTCGTCGGTTACAATCCGGTTGCATGAATTCTTCGGTAGAAAGAAAATCAGCATCAACCAGACAGGAAAAAAGCATACGGACAACCATTGCAAACGCCGGAGAAACAAAGGATGTACACAAAGGAGAAATAGAAGGATTATGAATCGGTTGGTCACCTGGTTTTGGAGAGTAATCACTTGAAAGCAAAGGCAGGCACTCTTTCTTCATCCTTCCAGACAAGGTTGATGATCCGGCGACATCAGCTTTTGTCCCACCATTCAAAAGTCCGGAATGATGACAGGCAATACAATAGGCAGGAATCAAACTATCTCCTGTATTTTCACAGACAGCTTGTGCGCCAGCTGTTGAATGATCTACCTTCTCTCCATCTTCAAGCAAACGATGCTGAAAACCTGCGGTATTCTTTCCAAGGTCATGGAATCTACCGATATAGGCTCCCCACTCCCTTGCTCCGAAATAATCAGCAAAGGAAGCACATCGTGATGCAACAGAATACAAATGTTCACCTAGTTGTTCCAGCTTTCCGTCATCACGTCTGTGCGCAAATACCATATATAATCCTTAGGTATAAGATAATTAATATTACAACCGTTTTCATGAACCCGCAACCTGATATTCCAATATTTTCTAGTTTCCTTCACATCTGGCTAATAATCCAAAGGTACATATCATCGGAACAGAACGACAAGGCAGCAATCCATACCAATAGCCTATCCCAAGATGAATTTGGGATAGGCTTTGTCAAAAGTCAATTGCAATACACTAAGAATGCAGTCTGACCTGATCGTGTCAGGGCCTGATCACATAGGCACTTACAGGATCGAATCCGATATGGATCCTATCTCCTTCCTTGAAGAAACCTTCTTTTATGGGATTGTTTGATACTGCAAAAATCATAATGTCCAAATCGTCCAATTTGATTTCATATTCCATCGTTGCACCAAGGTAAACAGCACTGGTTACCGTACCTTGGAACAAAGATTCCTTGGTTGCATTCAGTTCAAGGCCTTCAGGACGAATAACCACTTCGGCAGCATCCCCTTCTTTCAACCCTTCCAAGGCAGATGGGAAAAAGAGATGTTTCCCAGACAATTCCAGCACGACACCATCTCCTTGTTTCTCAAAGACATGTGACTGAAGGAAATTTGCCCGTCCTATGAAATTTGCAACAAAATGGTTTGCCGGCTTTGAATATACTTCAATAGGTGTACCTATCTGCTGCATGATACCCTTGTCCATGATCATAATACGGTCACTGACCGTCATTGCCTCAATTTGATCATGTGTGACATAGATGCTCGTAATACCAAATTTCTTCTGGATTCGCCGAATCTCAGTCCGCATCTGTTCCCTTAGCTTGGCATCCAGATTTGACAACGGTTCATCAAACAAAAGCACATGGGGTTTGTTCACAATTGCCCTGGCCAGGGCAACGCGTTGCTGCTGACCTCCTGACAACTGGTTAGGCTGACGATTACCTAGGTCAGTGAGGCCCATGGTATGCATGATTTCGTCAACCTCTTTCGCGATTTCACTCTTCTTGTGATGCTTCAATTCAAGTCCGAATCCAATATTGTCCCTTACGCTCATATGAGGAAAAATAGCATAGGACTGGAATACCATGGAAGTATTCCTCTTGTTTGCAGGAATATCATTGACAAGTTCTCCATCAATATAGACATTGCCTTCCGTCGGTCGTTCAAAACCACTGATCATTCTCAGTGTCGTAGTTTTTCCACAACCGGACGGACCAAGGAATGTCACCATTTCTCCTTCCCTTATCTCAATATTGACATCGCTCACCGCAGTGAATTTCTTTGTATGGTCATCTTGGTCGGTAAATACCTTTGTTATATGTTCAAGTCGTACACTCATCGTTTCTTCTCCTCATCAACGGGCCAACAGGGATGTCTTCGTATGATATTTCAACCGAAGGATAGTCTGGATAATTGCCATGGAAACCAAGATGATACCTACCAATATCACCGAAAAAGCTGCTGCTGCACCGATCCTGCCGCTTTCTACCTGGCTCATGATCTGCACGGTCATCAGGTTCCAGTTTGCAGAAACAAGGAAAATAGCAGCACTGATTGCCGTCATACCCCGCACAAAGGCATAAATCAGACCAGAGAAAAAAGCAGGTACCATCAACGGCAATGTAATTTTCCTGAAAGTTATGTTCGCATCTGCCCCAAGGTCCACGGCAGCTTCTTCTATCGAAGGATCAATCTGTCCAAGTACGGCAACTCCTCCTTGGATACCTACGGGAATATACCTGAAAATAAAATTCAGCAGCAGGATCAACAAAGTCCCTGTGAGATATAGAGGTGGTTTATTAAAGGCCAGGATATAACCGATACCGATGACCGTCCCAGGTACGGCAAAGCTGAGCATTGAACTGGCTTCCATGAGCCTGCGACCCAAAAAGCGTTTCCTGACGACAAGGAAAGCAATGACCATTCCAAGGACACCACTGATCGGCGTCGACAGCCCTGCAATGACAAGCGTATCCTTTACAGAATCGAAGCCTACCTGGAATACATATTTGAAATGCTTCAGCGTCGGTGTCGGATCATTGCCCCAACTGGTAGCAATAGCCCCATAGATGATTGAAACATAGATCATAAGAACCACTGCAGCAATCAGGATGCAGACGGCAAACAGAACTCTCCGTGCACCTTCACTGACTACGCTGTTGCTCGAAGATGTGGGTTTCCCTGTTACTGTGATATACTGTTTTTTGCTTACCCAATATTTCTGAAAGAAATAAGCTGACAAAGAAGGAACAAGCAGTACAAATGCCAATGCCGCGCCTTTGCCAAGGTTATACATACCGGTAATCTC from Spirochaetia bacterium harbors:
- the cas8c gene encoding type I-C CRISPR-associated protein Cas8c/Csd1 is translated as MIKALVGQYERMLPDGMLPRFGWSKEKVAGALSLSLTGQLQGIVPLFDQVTRGKKTYEAPRQMEVPVHTAVASGVHAFPLCHNAKYLLGLCDVSKEEADHEKAMATDSSQQDLEKIQGQIAKDKARTLLCFQASKELHEKLLKSSSSPEAKAILAFFASWHPGEVPEYLLEQLGKDQMTYNLVFWVDGKPVLDNPEICRLCDDYTQAHASEEKKLCLVTGNVAPVARLHGKIKGIKGAQSSGASLVAFNSLSFESYGHVNDQGLNAPVSEYASFAYTTMLNYFLTQDKYHMQKGDAAYVFWSESTSKKNICEDIFKAALDDQTDEGELLQDVMTKIAEGNPVSQDIDLHTNFHIMCLVPNNARISVRLYYKNTFGALLEALYAHYRRMEIVRPTYQTWQYVPLYFLLRETVRPGSKDTAPSVLSSSLLSAILTGGTYPEALFEQIMLRVRANTGRNKVTPDQAAIIKGFLLRNRSNQISKEELSVSLNTESKNVPYCLGRVFSVLEQIQESANPGIKATIKDRYFNGACATPAVIFPLLMKLSNAHLKKLDDRQRIFFNRSLQEILANIDAFPTRLTLTDQGMFVLGYYHQTQKRFEKKNTEEEEKEV
- the cas5c gene encoding type I-C CRISPR-associated protein Cas5c; its protein translation is MGYGVKVEVWGDYALFSRPELKVERFSYEVMTPSAAKGILKAIYWHPGVEWIIDRIVVRKPIKFTTIKRNEVKSKISAKNVISAMDRTDKVLALYTGNDIAQRSSTLLQDVRYVIEAHFELGKDCGKDDTPEKIYNIVSRRIRKGQCYYQPYLGCREFSACFGEPPETYAPLEHQTRQLGLMLYDMDFSDPNDISPCFFNAVLKDGVLDVRDCEVLR
- the cas3 gene encoding CRISPR-associated helicase Cas3' — its product is MVFAHRRDDGKLEQLGEHLYSVASRCASFADYFGAREWGAYIGRFHDLGKNTAGFQHRLLEDGEKVDHSTAGAQAVCENTGDSLIPAYCIACHHSGLLNGGTKADVAGSSTLSGRMKKECLPLLSSDYSPKPGDQPIHNPSISPLCTSFVSPAFAMVVRMLFSCLVDADFLSTEEFMQPDCNRRSMDDYDFSICSRKLEACYRSFSQGKDELNRLRTGIAEQCRKQGEKGEGGIYSLYVPTGTGKTLASMNFALAHLQATKKRRIIYVIPFTSIIEQNAQVFRNLFGEDVVLEHHCNVDYQTDGDEVSFLQLASENWDMPIVVTTNVQFFDSLFTNKVSKSRKLHNIVDSVIIFDEVQMLPTTYLVPCMYAVAELVKNYSCSVLFCSATQPPFSHFLQKFSIPITQVIGDSTRIFQTLRRVTYNDEGQLTDVQLVSRFVSETQVLCIVNSKKHAKHLFELARKNYPNSKCFYLTTNMCAVHRSMRLDEIRKCLSAGVSCIVISTSLIEAGVDIDFPRVFRELTGVDSIVQSAGRCNREGKRASGKSIVSIFEADEKESGSIPRQIRQQAAITKMILANYGCDFNNPELVSQYYTRLYAARGEENFDAKGIMKLLSSSPSAMPFEKIAEAFSLIDDNGTPVFIPFDATARLIIEDIRSGWYARSELRKLQRYSVNVHHWQLEELQKEHAVMLLGDNLCILEDPSRYSQDTGLEIGNQGNAFFDC
- a CDS encoding ABC transporter ATP-binding protein, which produces MSVRLEHITKVFTDQDDHTKKFTAVSDVNIEIREGEMVTFLGPSGCGKTTTLRMISGFERPTEGNVYIDGELVNDIPANKRNTSMVFQSYAIFPHMSVRDNIGFGLELKHHKKSEIAKEVDEIMHTMGLTDLGNRQPNQLSGGQQQRVALARAIVNKPHVLLFDEPLSNLDAKLREQMRTEIRRIQKKFGITSIYVTHDQIEAMTVSDRIMIMDKGIMQQIGTPIEVYSKPANHFVANFIGRANFLQSHVFEKQGDGVVLELSGKHLFFPSALEGLKEGDAAEVVIRPEGLELNATKESLFQGTVTSAVYLGATMEYEIKLDDLDIMIFAVSNNPIKEGFFKEGDRIHIGFDPVSAYVIRP
- a CDS encoding iron ABC transporter permease, with amino-acid sequence MNTTKLKNDWKETKMLAKDPLLLCVVLLIFLGLILFIIYPLAKVCVVAFRSNGRFSVKNFTEAFGFWYYRQAFVNSIIVGALTAIIGTFVGFIFAYSISRANIPGKKFFNIIATIPIVSPPFIGALAIIMLFGRNGFISSVLLGMKNANIYGFKGLLFAQVITFFPVAYITLQGVLESISPTLEDAAMDLGGSRFTIFRKVTLPLAVPGIASAMLVLFVESLADFGNPMILAGSEFPILSVQAYLEITGMYNLGKGAALAFVLLVPSLSAYFFQKYWVSKKQYITVTGKPTSSSNSVVSEGARRVLFAVCILIAAVVLMIYVSIIYGAIATSWGNDPTPTLKHFKYVFQVGFDSVKDTLVIAGLSTPISGVLGMVIAFLVVRKRFLGRRLMEASSMLSFAVPGTVIGIGYILAFNKPPLYLTGTLLILLLNFIFRYIPVGIQGGVAVLGQIDPSIEEAAVDLGADANITFRKITLPLMVPAFFSGLIYAFVRGMTAISAAIFLVSANWNLMTVQIMSQVESGRIGAAAAFSVILVGIILVSMAIIQTILRLKYHTKTSLLAR